Genomic window (Primulina eburnea isolate SZY01 chromosome 8, ASM2296580v1, whole genome shotgun sequence):
GCACTGTAATGTTTAAACATCGGAATCTTGAAAAATTACCTGTTGTATTGCAGCAGCTAAATCTTGACCAATACTTCTGCATCGAGTTGTCTTATAAAAATTTTTGCATTTTTTTAATGACTTGCACCTCATCCATGTTGTCAATGTTTTTTCCCAGGTTCTTTTCTGTTTATAGAGTGACTTCCTATATAAAAGTTCAGTTGTTCAAAAGCTGTTTTGGGAACCAATAAAATCTCTctattcttgttcagtcaattGAGGGTGGTAAATTGGTGTTGGGTTTTCTCAGGGTTTTCCAAGTTGAGTCTTTGCTTCAATAATGTTGCTGTGAATACCTTTATCTTGGCTTTATATATCATTCTGGACTCTTTATGGGATGCTTACTGTTGTATTCATGGCATTTTTAATTTTGGTGGCAGGAATATCAGACAAGATAGTGGAAAGCCTGTGCAGCAAACGCAAAAGTCAACTTGTTTTTCGTTCGATGCCTTCAGGAGAGTCACCTATTGTTGAAAGCGAGAACATCAATGATGAGTTAGATCTGAGGATAGCCAGCGTTCTGCAAAGTACAGGGCATTGCTACGAAGGCGGCTTTTGGAGTGATGTAGGAAAAAATGATGCTTCTGATAAGAAGAGACACGTGGCAATTGTCACCACTGCCAGTCTTCCTTGGATGACAGGAACGGCTGTAAATCCGCTCTTCCGAGCTGCATATTTAGCAAAATCAGCGGAGCAAAATGTTACACTCTTGGTTCCATGGCTTTCTAAATCAGATCAAGTGCTTGTTTATCCCAACAATCTTACTTTTAGCTCCCCTGAGGAGCAGGAAAGTTATATACATCGTTGGCTTGAGGAAAGGGTTGGTTTTAAGGCTGAATTCAAGATATCATTTTATCCTGGAAAGGTATTTTCTGAAAGTTATGTTTTTCATGAGCTTGCATTCATTATGCTGAGCTAAAATAACTCGTGGGATGGTGCTATAAAACTTTTCTGCATCTGCTTATCTAAAATACTAACTACAGTCAAACACCAGATTGTATGTCTATTTGGGATTTAGTTTATCGCTGGCCAAAATTTATAATTcagaaattttaataatttaggaCGTGTAAATTTCATTAATCTCTGTGAACATGGTTGGGCTCTGTCTATACAATTCTCATATAGCTTCAGCTCTTTGATTCATCATTTACCTTTCTTGTTGATGTCCTTAGTTCTCAAAATCAAGGCGGAGTATTATACCAGCTGGAGATACGTCTCAGTTTATATCTTCAAAAGATGCTGACATTGCAATCCTTGAAGAACCGGAACACTTGAACTGGTATCATCATGGGAAACGGTGGACGGATAAATTCAACCATGTGGTTGGGGTTGTTCACACAAATTATTTGGAATACATTAAAAGGGAGAGGAATGGTGCTCTCCAAGCTTTTTTTGTCAAGCACATCAACAATTGGGTTGTGAGAGCTTACTGTCACAAGGTTCTGCTCTTAATTAAATTAGTTTTCTCTGAGTACTTCCTGATCCTTGTCTACACCACTCTAATGTAATCATGTATTTCAACAAATTAATTGGATACCTAAAAATGAGTTCTGCTTCTGGTTTATGGGCCAATTTAAAGTCCGGGTCTGTTAATAATTATGGAGGTCATTGCTCTCTGTAGGTTCTCCGCCTTTCTGCTGCTACTCAGGATTTGCCCAAGTCTGTAATTTGCAATGTTCATGGTGTAAATCCAAAGTTCTTAAAGATTGGAGAGAAGGTAGCTGCTGAAAAGGAGTCTGGGCAGCAGACCTTTTCGAAGGGAGCATATTTCTTAGGCAAAATGGTTTGGGCAAAAGGGTACAAGGAGCTTATTGATTTGCTAGCAAAACACAGAACAGACCTTGACGGCTTCAACTTGGATGTATATGGTAACGGAGAGGATGCTCACGAAGTTCAGAGCACAGCCAAAAAGCTTAATTTAAATGTCAACTTCATGAAAGGCATAGACCATGCAGATGATTCCCTTCACGGGTAAGTGTCGAATAATCTTTTCATCAGGCGTATGCATATCACTCATGTTCAACTTTTGGCTTCTTGAAGTGATTTGTGTCCTCTCTTGTCACACGAAGGAATTCTCTCCGGTTTTcgtcaagaatttaatattatccattaaaaacattaaatcaTGATGCAGTTCATCTTTTAATGGGGTTTCTGTTAGATTATATAATCTATTCTCTGCCAAATTTGACTTATTCAAATATCAAGATGGGTAAGTATACCATGCAAAAAATCAGTACCTTGGGTTGTTCGAATCATGAAGCATAGCTTCAAAATTGTCTAAGCTAAAATAAATGTGGTGGCGTGGCGTCCATTAATTGCTGATTAAGTGCATTAGGACATTGTTACAATGCAGATTACTGAAATAAATCACCTTTTGGAACCTTGTGCTATCTATTTGAAGAAAAGCACAGACCGGGTTTGCCCTGGCTCCCAAGCAAACTTGAATTAGTCAGCTTTCGTAACCTTGCCAACTCCAATTCGTTCAAGCTGTCAACTCGATTTCTTGATCAATTCTGAACACTCGGATATTACCTAAAATGATGGTCATAACTCGTCTGattgttttatatttttaaatatttgttttgCCTGCAGCTACAAGATCTTCATCAACCCTAGTATCAGCGACGTACTCTGCACCGCTACAGCTGAGGCCCTTGCCATGGGTAAATTTGTTGTTTGTGCTGACCACCCATCAAACGAGTTCTTCAGGTCATTCCCCAATTGTTTGACTTACAAAACGCCTGAAGACTTTGTTGCGAAAGTGAAAGAAGCTATGGCCAACGAACCCCAGCCTCTCACTACCGAGCAAATCTACAACCTTTCATGGGAAGCTGCCACTCAGAGATTCATGGAATATTCAGAGCTCGACAAGGTCTTGAACAATACGCACAACACATATACCCAAGGAAATCACAATGGTAATATTAAAAAATCAACCTCATTGCCCAACGTGTCGGAAATGGTCGATGGTTCATTGGCTTTTGCCCATCATTGTCTCACTGGAAACGAGTTTCTTAGACTGTGTACGGGTGCCACCCCTGGAACGAGGGACTACAACAGTCAGCATTGCCAAGATCTTCATCTCTTGCCACCACAGGTAGAGAACCCGATTTATGGCTGGTAGATAGGCAGTTAACTAAGTTGTCAACCACTTTACGTCTGATACATATGTCATATTTTTAGGGGTATTACATTAGCTTGGAGTTAATGTAATTCGGTTTTGTTTTGTTctgttcttttttttctttgtttttactTCTGTAGTTATGTAAGTGTAAACTGCTGTGACAGACAGTTAAATGTAAATATAAGCATAATTTGAATTAGGTGAAATGGCCCGCCTCTAATTTTTCTCTACtcgcttaattttttttatgaatattcTCAAGATTAGTTAAATTCAGTCACCATTAGAGGTGAGCATTCGGTTAATTCGattaccgaccgaaccgaaatatttagccataaccgaactgatcgaattaattttcataaccgatgaaaaccgaaccgaattaaaatcggttaattcggtcggtaaccgaattaaccgattagttcaaaaaaattgtgatttaactCTAATTatattatgtaatttttttgaaaactaCACATTACACAAAtgtataaaaacaaaaaatcacacacatcacaaatgtataagttttatttgaacataattaatacatattatatcgattttaaaattaaaatatttataaaaattgataaataaaaaaatttattaaataataatatttattatatcgattaattcggttaaccgatttcaaaattttgaaaaccgtaaccaaaccgaattaaccgatataaccgaaattttaaaatttgaaaatcgaattgccgaaataaccgaaccgaatttccgaattggTTCGGTTCGGTCGAttaattcggtttaaccgaaCTCTTTCTCACCCCTGGTCACCACCACCATTTGTTCGAGAGAGTGGCATGTGTTCAAGTCCATGTATAAGCAAAAAATTCCCCATCCCAATTttgtaataataaaaaagaaGATTAGTTAAATTCATATACGTATATCTTTGGCGCAAAGACTGGAACAGGTTGTGGGAATGATATTTGAAGACTTAACAATGAGGAAGATATTgatttttctatttttgaaaCTGGAAATACTATATTAactgaatttttatgaatttcctttttttttttatttttgcacataattttttatgaaattttgaatcaAAACCTTATGAAAATTGTAATAATCAAACAGAATATATAAAAATCGAAACAATGGAAATTATCAAAATAACCATACTAGTTGGAATGATCGTacgaaattaaaaattatttgttcTCACCTTGTGTTTGGTTTTGAGAGGaaaaaaaaaccaaattttAGTATCcgctatttttaaaattaattgtttGAGGTAAATAAATTTggtttaataatattttagctgactaaatcaaataaaccaTTGATGTGATCCTGAATATTGAGAAGATTAGATAGTATGAATCATGCCAAATATACTGTAACTCGGTTCTTTAATATCTACaaatttggcaaaaacttgtgtgagatggtctcacgtgtcgtattttgtgagacgaatatcttatttaggtcatccatgaaaaattattactttttatgctaggagtattactttttattgtgaatatcggtatagttgacccgtcttacagataaagattcgtgtgaccgtctcacaagatacctactcctacaattttattaaaaaaatttaataatttactcACATTTGTTTTTTTCtgtgaaatataaaaattagtACATCGGAT
Coding sequences:
- the LOC140839739 gene encoding digalactosyldiacylglycerol synthase 1, chloroplastic-like; protein product: MNFKPLEPRSASSAGTSSGSVVTAEKAFSFISKGWREVRSSADADLQLIKNRANSFKNLADREFENFLNSASKSPFSVPTITASATMSPAPYAEMDFVKKLQPKISEIRRAYSSPDFKFYPRPLIKLDLPTIRDAIVSEVDERESLAKWSRVRFKDREREEGQHVESWEPMKTLKSRLRELEQKSSSEILEGIKNSEFVEKLKSSLKAICKDPNESKDVPPLDVPELLACLVRQSSPLLDQLGINKGISDKIVESLCSKRKSQLVFRSMPSGESPIVESENINDELDLRIASVLQSTGHCYEGGFWSDVGKNDASDKKRHVAIVTTASLPWMTGTAVNPLFRAAYLAKSAEQNVTLLVPWLSKSDQVLVYPNNLTFSSPEEQESYIHRWLEERVGFKAEFKISFYPGKFSKSRRSIIPAGDTSQFISSKDADIAILEEPEHLNWYHHGKRWTDKFNHVVGVVHTNYLEYIKRERNGALQAFFVKHINNWVVRAYCHKVLRLSAATQDLPKSVICNVHGVNPKFLKIGEKVAAEKESGQQTFSKGAYFLGKMVWAKGYKELIDLLAKHRTDLDGFNLDVYGNGEDAHEVQSTAKKLNLNVNFMKGIDHADDSLHGYKIFINPSISDVLCTATAEALAMGKFVVCADHPSNEFFRSFPNCLTYKTPEDFVAKVKEAMANEPQPLTTEQIYNLSWEAATQRFMEYSELDKVLNNTHNTYTQGNHNGNIKKSTSLPNVSEMVDGSLAFAHHCLTGNEFLRLCTGATPGTRDYNSQHCQDLHLLPPQVENPIYGW